In Aliiglaciecola sp. LCG003, a genomic segment contains:
- a CDS encoding EAL domain-containing protein, whose translation MITTSQHNPKHTIKVLVCDDDPTYRMIMRDTLESEGFVVFDAADGEAALTQFFAVKPDIVLLDVQMPILGGFEVCQQIRATDHGKDIPVLMVTGADDYVSIDTAYSVGATDFLPKPIKWPMIPHRIKYMLRSREAMVSLKESEERLRYLAYYDSLTGLPNRQYFKEQLEAFINLAKRGQYHVAILFIDLDRFKRINDTLGHSYGDKLLQEVAKKLQSNLRQSDFITRQPELSDVPELARLGGDEFTIFLSNVVSVDAVTQVAQRLLNQLSEPIKLEKYEVVVTPSIGISFYPHDGDTVDSLLKNADAAMYFAKESGRGCFKFYSESLNSRAVNRLKLEESLRDALKNDDFELYFQPQVRLSDHKICHVEALLRWQHPELGFISPAEFIPIAEDSGFIVDIGHWVLTTACLQAKAWLDTLDEPIGVAVNISGRQFKSPSFIDDVASVLKETQLPAHLLELELTESVVMSNVQENIVRLHGLKRMGVSLSVDDFGTGYSSLSYLKRFPIDTLKIDRSFIIDIANDENDLAIVAAVLALANSLKLNVVAEGVETQSQLQMLEDLQPNKEMLIQGYYFHRPMPAVDCNKLFAHLSK comes from the coding sequence ATGATAACGACTTCGCAGCACAATCCCAAACACACTATCAAGGTACTTGTTTGCGATGATGACCCTACATATCGGATGATTATGCGCGATACCCTTGAGTCAGAGGGCTTTGTGGTTTTTGATGCAGCCGACGGCGAAGCTGCCTTAACTCAGTTTTTCGCCGTGAAACCCGATATAGTCTTATTAGATGTACAAATGCCGATACTCGGAGGCTTTGAAGTTTGCCAGCAAATTCGCGCCACCGACCATGGTAAAGATATCCCAGTTCTAATGGTGACTGGCGCAGACGATTATGTTTCTATTGATACAGCTTATTCAGTAGGGGCAACTGACTTCCTCCCAAAGCCGATAAAATGGCCAATGATACCGCACCGAATTAAGTATATGTTGCGCAGTCGTGAAGCTATGGTAAGCCTAAAGGAAAGTGAAGAGCGACTGCGTTATTTAGCTTATTATGATTCTTTGACTGGCTTGCCTAATCGGCAATACTTCAAAGAGCAATTGGAAGCATTTATCAATCTGGCTAAACGTGGACAGTACCATGTGGCTATCTTATTTATCGACTTAGATAGATTTAAACGGATAAATGATACTTTAGGTCACTCCTACGGCGATAAATTATTGCAAGAGGTGGCTAAAAAATTACAGTCTAATTTGCGCCAAAGTGATTTTATTACTCGACAACCAGAACTCTCTGATGTGCCAGAATTGGCGCGATTGGGTGGTGATGAATTCACTATCTTTTTGAGCAATGTGGTTAGTGTAGATGCCGTTACCCAAGTCGCTCAACGTTTGTTAAATCAATTGTCTGAGCCTATCAAACTTGAAAAATATGAAGTAGTGGTCACGCCAAGCATAGGCATATCTTTCTATCCCCATGATGGCGATACAGTTGATAGTTTATTGAAAAATGCAGATGCCGCCATGTACTTCGCCAAAGAATCCGGCCGTGGATGTTTTAAATTTTATTCAGAGTCATTAAATTCTAGAGCAGTGAATCGTTTGAAACTTGAAGAATCTCTTCGAGATGCCCTTAAGAACGATGATTTTGAGCTGTATTTTCAACCGCAAGTCCGACTCAGTGATCATAAAATATGTCATGTAGAAGCTTTGCTTCGTTGGCAGCACCCTGAATTGGGTTTCATCTCACCAGCAGAATTTATCCCAATTGCAGAAGACTCTGGCTTCATTGTTGATATTGGACACTGGGTATTAACTACCGCATGTTTACAGGCAAAAGCCTGGCTTGATACCTTAGATGAGCCTATTGGCGTAGCAGTTAATATTTCGGGCAGACAATTTAAATCGCCATCCTTTATTGATGATGTTGCATCTGTGCTAAAGGAAACTCAATTACCCGCTCATTTGCTCGAACTTGAGCTGACTGAGAGTGTGGTGATGAGTAATGTACAAGAGAACATTGTACGATTGCATGGCCTAAAACGAATGGGCGTCTCCCTGTCGGTGGATGATTTCGGGACCGGATATTCATCTTTAAGTTATTTAAAACGCTTCCCAATCGACACATTGAAAATTGACCGGTCGTTTATTATTGATATTGCTAATGATGAAAACGATTTAGCTATTGTGGCCGCCGTATTAGCACTAGCAAATTCATTAAAACTCAATGTAGTAGCTGAAGGGGTTGAAACCCAGAGCCAGTTACAGATGTTAGAAGATCTGCAACCCAACAAGGAAATGTTGATCCAAGGCTACTATTTCCATCGCCCTATGCCTGCTGTGGATTGTAATAAGTTATTTGCTCATTTATCCAAATAA
- a CDS encoding two-component regulator propeller domain-containing protein, producing MSSWLHFALPKRCGLACIIVLACWGWLTQTWAKHGVPSKTNFYQTDLHQLYFNNISPQTMGLQPFINAIEQDSRGFIWFGTQNGLHRYDGKSMRHYNFIPGDSSSLSNNWIRDLHVDGEGRLWVATDSGINLYLAEQDAFKSFSPNAVKYPNLLAEEFLVIAEAHDGSMWFGSRDAGLTLYNPQRDTFTAFQLDPANPESLSSNKITGILVDKTNNLWVATEDAGIAIKLAGSQDFIHLNEQSAQPFPSNNIADLFQDKQGTIWIATKDKGLYAIDFGFEVTKAYRHDENNGFSLCSDEVGYIQDDNVGRLWLATAKGLCEFNLETQRFYLYQHESGRPTSLISNAVKTLYQDDGGVMWVGTFGGVSSWNADVKNFTHISQDFGVGSQLSVNLITSFAQDAHGNLYVGTWDGGVNQIDTNTSQFTHLKDTGEPGSIKDNRVMSLLVDDKDTLWVGTYQSGLFKRKSGEQHFENYRHDPEDPNTISSNAISKIIQLASGEIAVATYGGGLNILPADGQIKHFKHIASDPSSLSSDRLLDLVQSADGNIWLATNGGGLNRVDLQRNEITRFVNDPDDPNSIPSNNIYTLLDTENYLWIGTQQVGLLRFTKHQSDTHKSNFEYFSINNRVPIQVVFGLLDDENGNIWFTHPNGISQIASDGTFTRTFNSGHGLQSSDFTAGANFKAKNGRMFFGGSNGFYTFFPNNPPVNRFNAPMALLSFSIFNHDVPLYKAFRDDGVIELKHSDSVIGFKFAVLDFTKPSDNQYQYKVDGLHDEWVDAGSNNEITFSNLADGTYTLRVRGANSDGYWSEQELEVQLEVMPPPWKTIYAYVVYLIILISILYRVYQRQQQKEQAQLRYQQKLESEVEQRTNELKVSNQQLAETIIEKDVARARAEDAAKAKSDFLATMSHEIRTPMNSILGMGELLLNTHLNPLQRRYASTAHRSGEMLLELINDILDFSKMEVSKIALEHIAFDVHSLIEESVFYIAGRAHEKDVQIGFNVATDCPTFIMGDPLRLRQILTNLIGNAIKFTEYGCIVIDVSCEDNRLQIAVSDSGIGMSEQQQQKIFQPFEQADSTTTRKFGGSGLGLTITKTLVELMKGEISVTSEQHKGSKFIVSLPLEAAQQPTGEYPLAEFGSITVAVLAFDEPTKSMLLNCLERMQMNYFEITSVSQLTSVEQQKNIIYLVDEAILQDLSWLHGIIEVQSSVIVMTQLNHDQDDLPIASLQILNKPIQRHSLVESIKEKMGLRHTSENVISPLEFGQNYIFEAKILVVDDSKTNQQVASDMLTLLGCKVEIADHGMMAIEKVKTSHFDLILMDCQMPVMDGFECTRELRILQNVQHIARLIIVALTAGMGSHYRQECLDAGMDDCMLKPFTAKQLLATLQHYLGDKIVAKKVVQNYVLDSQEPAATVDEDSPLAQYINTETVNTIVAVEKQTGRKIFSRVIETFKTEMQHKIPELLNHYQQGDAENLALLAHSIKSITGNVGAKKLEVYCQIIEKAGIDNNLAACSDTIDKFSACYEKTLSYLDTFTA from the coding sequence ATGTCGAGTTGGTTACATTTCGCCCTTCCAAAGCGCTGCGGGCTGGCGTGTATTATTGTGCTAGCCTGTTGGGGTTGGCTTACACAGACTTGGGCAAAACATGGGGTGCCCAGTAAAACAAACTTCTATCAAACCGATCTTCATCAACTTTACTTTAATAATATCTCTCCGCAAACAATGGGTTTACAACCATTTATCAACGCAATTGAACAAGATTCTCGCGGATTCATTTGGTTTGGAACCCAAAACGGGCTTCACCGCTATGATGGCAAATCAATGCGTCATTATAACTTTATTCCAGGCGACAGTAGCAGTCTTAGCAATAACTGGATAAGGGATTTGCATGTAGATGGAGAGGGACGTCTTTGGGTTGCGACCGACTCAGGGATCAATCTTTACCTTGCCGAACAAGATGCATTCAAATCTTTTTCGCCGAATGCGGTCAAGTACCCAAATTTACTTGCTGAAGAGTTCTTAGTCATTGCCGAAGCTCACGATGGGAGTATGTGGTTTGGTAGTAGGGATGCTGGTCTGACCCTCTACAATCCACAACGAGATACCTTCACTGCTTTTCAGCTTGACCCTGCCAATCCCGAGTCTTTAAGTAGCAACAAGATAACGGGTATTCTGGTGGATAAAACCAACAACCTTTGGGTAGCGACGGAAGATGCTGGTATTGCAATCAAATTAGCCGGTTCACAAGACTTTATTCACTTAAATGAACAAAGTGCACAACCCTTCCCAAGTAATAATATCGCGGATTTGTTTCAAGATAAGCAGGGCACCATTTGGATTGCTACTAAAGATAAAGGCCTGTACGCAATTGATTTTGGTTTTGAAGTGACTAAAGCCTATCGACATGATGAAAACAATGGTTTTAGTCTTTGTTCCGACGAAGTCGGATATATCCAAGATGACAATGTAGGGCGGTTGTGGCTCGCTACAGCAAAAGGCTTATGTGAATTTAATCTTGAAACCCAAAGATTTTATCTTTATCAACACGAGTCGGGTCGACCCACTAGTTTGATTAGCAATGCTGTCAAGACGCTATATCAAGATGATGGTGGGGTAATGTGGGTGGGCACCTTTGGAGGTGTAAGTTCCTGGAATGCGGATGTCAAAAACTTTACTCATATAAGCCAAGATTTTGGAGTTGGGTCTCAGTTATCGGTGAATCTGATCACCTCTTTTGCCCAAGATGCTCATGGTAATCTCTATGTAGGAACCTGGGATGGTGGCGTAAATCAGATTGATACAAATACCAGTCAGTTTACGCACTTGAAAGATACTGGCGAGCCAGGCTCTATCAAGGATAACCGAGTCATGAGCCTGTTAGTGGATGACAAGGACACATTATGGGTGGGTACATATCAAAGTGGTTTGTTTAAACGTAAAAGTGGAGAGCAACATTTTGAAAACTATCGACACGATCCCGAGGATCCAAATACAATCAGTTCAAATGCAATCAGTAAAATTATTCAATTGGCAAGTGGCGAAATAGCCGTTGCAACATACGGAGGGGGGCTTAATATTTTGCCCGCCGATGGTCAGATTAAACATTTTAAACATATCGCGAGTGATCCTAGCTCACTGTCAAGTGATCGATTATTAGACCTGGTGCAAAGTGCAGATGGAAACATCTGGTTGGCAACTAACGGTGGCGGCTTGAATCGGGTTGATCTGCAGCGTAATGAGATCACCCGATTTGTTAATGATCCAGATGATCCCAACTCTATCCCAAGCAATAATATTTATACTCTACTTGATACCGAAAACTATTTATGGATAGGTACTCAACAGGTAGGTCTGTTGCGATTTACTAAACACCAATCCGATACTCACAAAAGTAACTTCGAATATTTTTCAATTAATAATAGGGTGCCCATCCAAGTTGTATTCGGCTTGTTAGACGATGAAAATGGTAATATTTGGTTCACTCATCCCAACGGTATTTCTCAAATTGCCTCAGATGGGACCTTCACTCGTACTTTCAATTCGGGCCATGGTTTACAAAGCAGTGACTTCACTGCCGGTGCTAATTTCAAAGCTAAAAACGGTAGGATGTTTTTTGGTGGCTCAAATGGTTTCTATACCTTTTTTCCCAACAATCCTCCGGTTAACCGCTTCAATGCGCCAATGGCATTATTGTCATTTAGTATTTTTAATCATGACGTTCCTCTGTACAAAGCGTTTCGTGATGATGGGGTGATAGAGCTTAAACATTCGGATTCGGTGATAGGGTTTAAATTTGCCGTGTTGGATTTCACCAAGCCTTCTGACAACCAATATCAATACAAAGTTGATGGATTGCATGATGAATGGGTAGATGCCGGAAGTAACAATGAAATTACTTTCTCAAACCTAGCCGATGGAACCTACACATTAAGAGTGCGTGGCGCCAATAGCGACGGCTATTGGAGTGAGCAAGAATTAGAAGTGCAGTTGGAGGTGATGCCTCCACCGTGGAAAACGATTTATGCTTATGTAGTTTATCTCATCATATTAATCAGCATCTTATATAGGGTTTATCAGAGGCAACAGCAAAAAGAACAAGCACAATTGCGCTATCAACAAAAATTGGAAAGCGAAGTCGAGCAACGTACCAATGAGCTAAAAGTATCTAACCAACAATTAGCTGAAACCATCATTGAAAAAGACGTTGCACGCGCCCGTGCTGAGGATGCGGCGAAAGCTAAATCAGACTTCTTAGCCACTATGAGTCATGAAATAAGAACGCCGATGAACAGTATACTTGGTATGGGGGAGTTGTTGCTCAATACTCACCTGAATCCATTGCAACGTCGATATGCCTCGACAGCCCATCGTTCTGGCGAAATGTTATTAGAGCTTATCAACGATATTTTGGACTTTTCCAAGATGGAAGTGAGTAAAATTGCGCTAGAGCATATCGCTTTCGATGTGCATTCCTTGATTGAAGAAAGCGTTTTTTACATTGCTGGTCGAGCTCACGAAAAAGATGTGCAAATAGGCTTTAATGTGGCCACTGACTGCCCAACATTTATCATGGGCGATCCATTACGCCTACGCCAAATATTGACCAACCTGATTGGTAACGCTATTAAGTTCACTGAATACGGCTGTATCGTTATTGACGTTAGTTGTGAAGACAACAGATTGCAGATAGCAGTGTCCGATAGCGGTATCGGTATGTCAGAACAGCAGCAACAGAAAATTTTCCAGCCATTTGAACAGGCCGATAGCACCACAACACGGAAATTTGGAGGCTCTGGTTTAGGTCTGACCATCACCAAGACCTTAGTGGAATTAATGAAAGGTGAAATTAGCGTAACCTCTGAACAACACAAGGGCTCCAAGTTTATAGTGTCATTGCCCCTTGAGGCTGCACAGCAGCCAACCGGTGAATATCCGTTGGCAGAGTTCGGCAGCATAACAGTCGCAGTTTTGGCGTTTGATGAGCCAACCAAATCTATGCTTTTGAACTGCCTCGAACGTATGCAAATGAATTATTTTGAGATCACCAGTGTTAGTCAATTAACCTCAGTTGAACAACAGAAAAATATTATATACTTGGTGGATGAGGCCATTTTACAGGATTTGTCATGGTTGCATGGCATCATAGAAGTACAGTCATCGGTTATCGTCATGACCCAACTCAACCATGATCAGGACGACTTACCTATTGCATCTTTGCAGATCCTTAACAAACCCATACAGCGACACAGTTTAGTTGAAAGCATTAAAGAGAAAATGGGGCTTCGGCATACCTCTGAAAATGTCATATCACCGTTAGAGTTCGGCCAAAATTATATCTTCGAAGCAAAAATCTTAGTGGTAGATGATTCTAAAACCAACCAGCAAGTCGCATCAGATATGTTAACTCTGCTGGGCTGTAAAGTTGAAATTGCAGACCATGGAATGATGGCAATTGAGAAAGTGAAAACCAGCCATTTTGATCTTATATTGATGGACTGTCAGATGCCGGTAATGGATGGGTTTGAATGTACTAGAGAGTTACGCATACTGCAAAACGTACAACACATAGCCAGGTTGATTATCGTTGCTTTGACCGCTGGAATGGGTAGTCATTATAGGCAGGAATGTCTAGACGCGGGCATGGATGATTGCATGCTTAAACCCTTTACCGCCAAACAATTATTGGCCACTTTACAACACTATTTAGGCGATAAAATTGTTGCCAAAAAGGTAGTTCAAAACTATGTTTTAGATAGCCAAGAACCGGCCGCCACTGTGGATGAGGATAGTCCCCTTGCGCAATATATTAATACCGAAACCGTTAACACTATTGTTGCCGTAGAAAAGCAAACGGGTAGAAAGATTTTTAGTCGTGTTATTGAAACTTTTAAAACTGAGATGCAACATAAAATACCCGAACTGTTGAATCATTATCAACAGGGCGATGCGGAAAATCTAGCATTGCTAGCCCATAGCATCAAGTCTATTACTGGCAATGTTGGAGCTAAAAAACTTGAAGTCTACTGCCAAATTATCGAAAAGGCTGGAATTGATAACAATTTGGCGGCATGCTCAGACACCATAGATAAATTTTCAGCTTGTTATGAGAAAACCCTAAGTTACTTGGATACATTTACCGCATGA
- a CDS encoding S8 family peptidase, which translates to MNKMFSFCLTILVLVLFSAGLMQTLSSEVAPEKSEGSAVQSFIVQGASQSTMQREVTAVGGVVLHKYKVIEAISASLTQQQISMVKSVNPMLRFFSDTGVDVSAAKWASKKPLKFDLNANQVVWYTKSFIDQDLDIKQVELNWPKENGKLVGLSFAGRKFNLSKSSKHAKLQMTPSGATITFSSRKTLRFKGKKQVKVEMSFQNPPSVIESDYQIALNMTNGDKIDIEKQLQDNVDTPIRYNTKRKSMNWKTLAATESTATLTKVMIDWPVENGAVKTFNLNQVAIIDMPLEGGSAEISLSDAITLSKGEEVIIDVAFSQLSSVDDFQYSVVLEYSDGQFQEMATTNLTPQQSYRRDTYYPTIVRADEAHKLGYTGKDVTVAIIDTGLESFKSIREDTMGSSRFIREFNVLDSDNVDSANDENGHGTHVASIIANNSATFNARGEMTGSYNGIAPDANLVIVKAFDEQGRASYASILAAVEYVIDHKDALNIKVLNLSFSAIPSSYYWDDPINQAVMRAWEAGITVLAAAGNQGPEAMTIGVPGNTPYIITVGATSDNYTVDNLGDDFVTSFSSAGPTFEGFVKPEIVAPGGHIQGLLDEETFISTNYTIYDDNGQYFLLSGSSQSTAIMSGVVALMLQKDPSLSPDDIKCRLMYTAKVAVKEDGNLAYSVFQQGAGLVDAMSALHESAVGCGNAGMDIAQDLSGENHYVGPARRYEGDGDFYIPDAQGMGWNGVYQDSQLWGNVRFLSNSQLWGNVRFDSDSQLWGNVNNDSQLWGNVRFNSNSQLWGNVRFNNDSQLWGNVKFFSDSQLWGNVRFDSSSQLWGNVRFNSDSQLWGNTRAASSESNVSMFNQRWVEQE; encoded by the coding sequence ATGAACAAAATGTTTTCGTTCTGTTTAACAATTCTAGTTTTAGTGCTTTTTAGCGCTGGCTTGATGCAGACGTTAAGCTCGGAAGTTGCCCCTGAGAAAAGTGAGGGCAGTGCTGTTCAATCTTTTATCGTCCAAGGTGCAAGTCAATCCACCATGCAGCGCGAAGTTACCGCAGTCGGTGGTGTTGTGTTGCACAAGTATAAGGTGATTGAGGCTATTTCAGCGTCTTTGACTCAGCAGCAAATCAGCATGGTCAAATCTGTCAATCCTATGTTGCGCTTCTTTAGCGATACTGGTGTCGATGTAAGTGCAGCCAAGTGGGCGAGTAAAAAGCCCCTCAAATTCGACTTGAATGCTAATCAAGTCGTTTGGTACACGAAAAGTTTTATCGATCAAGATCTTGATATTAAGCAGGTTGAACTGAACTGGCCGAAAGAAAATGGCAAGCTAGTCGGGCTGAGTTTTGCAGGCAGAAAATTTAATTTATCGAAAAGTAGTAAACATGCCAAATTACAGATGACGCCATCAGGTGCCACTATTACTTTTTCAAGCAGAAAAACCCTTAGATTCAAGGGTAAGAAGCAAGTTAAAGTGGAAATGTCTTTTCAAAATCCACCAAGTGTTATTGAGTCAGATTATCAAATTGCATTGAATATGACTAACGGCGACAAAATCGATATTGAAAAACAGTTGCAAGACAATGTCGACACGCCAATACGCTATAACACTAAACGCAAGTCAATGAACTGGAAAACCCTTGCTGCAACTGAAAGTACCGCAACCTTAACAAAAGTCATGATCGATTGGCCTGTTGAGAACGGCGCAGTAAAAACCTTCAACTTGAATCAGGTAGCAATTATTGATATGCCTCTAGAAGGTGGAAGCGCAGAAATTAGTTTATCTGATGCAATTACGCTGAGCAAAGGTGAGGAAGTTATTATTGATGTGGCTTTTAGCCAACTGTCTTCTGTTGATGACTTTCAATATAGCGTTGTACTTGAATATTCAGACGGTCAATTCCAAGAAATGGCAACAACCAATTTAACCCCACAACAGAGTTATCGTCGAGATACATACTACCCTACTATTGTTAGAGCAGATGAAGCTCATAAACTCGGCTATACCGGCAAAGATGTTACGGTAGCTATTATCGATACGGGTCTTGAGAGCTTCAAAAGCATTCGCGAAGACACCATGGGCTCAAGTCGATTTATTCGTGAGTTCAACGTATTAGATAGTGACAATGTTGATAGTGCAAATGATGAGAATGGTCACGGAACCCACGTTGCCAGCATCATTGCTAATAACTCAGCTACTTTCAACGCACGAGGCGAGATGACCGGCAGTTATAATGGAATCGCGCCTGATGCAAACTTGGTTATTGTCAAAGCGTTTGATGAACAAGGAAGAGCAAGTTATGCCAGTATTTTGGCCGCAGTGGAATATGTTATAGACCATAAAGATGCGCTTAACATCAAGGTGCTTAATTTGTCCTTTAGTGCTATACCTAGCTCATATTACTGGGATGACCCTATCAACCAAGCGGTAATGCGTGCCTGGGAAGCCGGTATCACTGTATTGGCTGCTGCTGGTAATCAGGGACCCGAGGCTATGACCATTGGCGTACCAGGTAACACTCCTTACATTATTACAGTAGGTGCGACTTCGGATAATTACACTGTAGATAACCTTGGTGATGATTTTGTTACGAGTTTCTCTAGTGCAGGTCCTACGTTTGAAGGTTTTGTAAAGCCAGAAATTGTCGCACCAGGTGGCCATATTCAAGGTTTGTTAGATGAAGAGACTTTTATCAGTACCAACTACACAATCTATGACGATAACGGACAATACTTCCTATTATCGGGTTCTTCGCAGTCCACCGCTATTATGTCAGGGGTGGTCGCGTTGATGTTACAAAAAGATCCTAGCCTGAGTCCGGATGACATTAAATGTCGCTTGATGTATACCGCTAAGGTAGCCGTAAAAGAAGACGGTAATCTTGCTTATAGTGTATTTCAACAAGGTGCTGGCTTGGTTGATGCCATGAGTGCATTGCATGAAAGTGCAGTAGGCTGTGGCAATGCAGGTATGGATATTGCACAGGATTTATCTGGCGAAAATCATTATGTTGGTCCCGCACGTCGTTATGAGGGTGACGGTGATTTTTATATTCCAGATGCTCAGGGCATGGGTTGGAACGGCGTATACCAAGATTCACAATTGTGGGGCAACGTGCGCTTCCTCAGTAATTCTCAATTATGGGGTAATGTTCGTTTCGACAGTGACTCTCAATTGTGGGGCAATGTTAATAATGATTCGCAGCTATGGGGTAATGTACGTTTCAATAGCAACTCACAACTTTGGGGTAATGTGCGCTTTAACAATGATTCTCAGTTGTGGGGCAACGTGAAATTCTTTAGTGATTCCCAGCTTTGGGGCAACGTGCGCTTTGATAGCAGTTCACAACTGTGGGGAAATGTCAGGTTTAATAGTGATTCACAACTATGGGGTAACACTCGGGCTGCTAGCAGTGAATCCAATGTGAGCATGTTTAACCAAAGATGGGTTGAACAAGAATAG
- a CDS encoding phosphoribosyltransferase family protein: MQKTYITAQQLLEDSFRLAAKVFEDGFRPHFIVGIWRGGAPIGIAVQEYFDYKQVETDHIAVRTSSYYGIDKQSKEIKVHGLHYLIENANASDGLLIVDDVFDSGRSVEALIAQIKKLSRRNMPEDIRIACPYYKPANNKTQIVPDYYVHESDEWLVFPHEISGLTPDEIIAGKTDLKNVHDILF; this comes from the coding sequence ATGCAAAAAACTTACATTACTGCACAACAGTTACTTGAAGATTCATTTAGGTTAGCTGCTAAAGTTTTCGAAGATGGGTTTCGTCCCCATTTTATTGTTGGCATATGGCGAGGCGGCGCACCCATTGGTATTGCAGTGCAAGAATATTTTGACTATAAACAAGTTGAGACTGACCATATTGCGGTGCGCACGTCTTCGTACTATGGGATTGATAAACAGTCTAAAGAAATAAAAGTGCATGGATTGCATTATCTTATTGAAAACGCTAATGCCAGTGACGGTTTATTGATTGTAGATGATGTGTTTGATTCCGGACGAAGTGTCGAAGCATTGATTGCACAAATAAAGAAACTATCTCGTCGTAATATGCCTGAAGATATCCGTATTGCCTGTCCATATTACAAACCTGCCAATAATAAAACTCAAATAGTACCTGACTATTATGTGCACGAAAGTGATGAGTGGTTAGTTTTTCCCCATGAAATTTCAGGCCTAACCCCAGATGAGATTATCGCGGGTAAGACAGATCTTAAAAATGTTCATGATATTTTGTTTTAA
- a CDS encoding lipoprotein-releasing ABC transporter permease subunit has product MFHPVSAFIGLRYAKASKSNHFIAFINLFSVFGIALGLIALITVSSVMNGFELQLKTRLLGITPHIVVDTIGVESQKIAAFKSIPEVKSISAIVESEGVIQSRRGIQGVVLHGIEPSFMTQSVVAQNMLFGKFDDLAEGQFNIIIGRPLASKLDLRPGDQTRIISANASSFTPFGRMPSQRLFNIVGIFELGSQLDDKVVYLHIGDNAKLLRKSLAQISQTRLFLDDAFDYLKVEKLIDLPTVNWRARQGPLFDAVKMEKNMMSLMLLLIIAVAAFNIVSALVMVVTEKQGDIAILRTQGMQGHQILSIFLINGLYNGIKGTLFGLFVGLLLVSQINPLLSLLGAPISIGDNQGLPVDIQWAQIASLVFLSIGLCFAATLYPAYRALKVQPANALKYE; this is encoded by the coding sequence ATGTTTCATCCTGTCTCTGCTTTTATCGGTCTTAGATACGCAAAAGCCAGTAAAAGTAATCACTTTATAGCCTTTATTAATTTATTTAGTGTATTTGGTATCGCGCTAGGCTTGATTGCTTTAATTACCGTATCCTCTGTTATGAATGGCTTTGAGTTGCAACTTAAAACCCGATTGTTAGGTATCACACCACACATTGTAGTAGATACTATCGGGGTTGAATCCCAGAAAATAGCCGCGTTTAAAAGCATTCCAGAAGTAAAATCAATTTCAGCTATTGTGGAAAGCGAAGGTGTGATCCAGTCTCGACGAGGTATTCAAGGGGTGGTATTACATGGCATTGAACCATCTTTTATGACTCAATCTGTTGTTGCACAGAATATGTTGTTTGGGAAATTTGACGATTTAGCTGAAGGGCAATTTAATATAATCATTGGTCGACCGTTGGCCAGCAAATTAGATCTACGTCCAGGGGATCAGACTCGAATAATATCAGCCAATGCCAGCAGTTTTACACCATTTGGAAGAATGCCTAGCCAGCGTCTGTTCAACATCGTCGGCATCTTCGAATTGGGCTCACAGCTGGATGATAAGGTAGTGTATTTACACATCGGTGATAATGCCAAGTTGTTGCGTAAATCCCTTGCCCAAATCAGTCAAACTCGACTGTTTCTGGATGATGCCTTCGATTACTTGAAGGTTGAAAAGTTGATTGATCTACCTACCGTTAATTGGAGAGCTCGACAAGGACCTTTATTTGATGCGGTAAAGATGGAAAAGAATATGATGTCGCTGATGTTATTGCTGATCATTGCGGTAGCTGCTTTCAATATAGTCTCTGCATTGGTGATGGTAGTGACCGAGAAGCAAGGGGATATTGCCATCCTGCGTACTCAAGGGATGCAAGGTCATCAGATACTCTCTATATTTTTAATCAATGGTTTGTATAATGGGATTAAAGGCACATTATTTGGTTTGTTTGTTGGTTTGCTGTTGGTAAGCCAAATAAATCCATTGCTTAGTTTACTGGGCGCACCAATCTCGATTGGTGACAATCAGGGGTTGCCTGTCGATATTCAATGGGCACAAATTGCGTCTCTTGTATTTCTTTCAATTGGCTTATGTTTTGCCGCGACACTCTATCCTGCTTACCGTGCATTGAAAGTACAGCCAGCTAACGCGCTAAAATACGAATAA